Proteins encoded together in one Candidatus Nezhaarchaeota archaeon window:
- a CDS encoding tautomerase family protein encodes MPIVQVYVWRGISSEAKKKIILGITKTFVDLGIPAEAVEIVIQEIPKEDWGIGGQLASEKLRDIKPP; translated from the coding sequence ATGCCGATTGTGCAGGTTTATGTTTGGAGGGGAATCTCTTCGGAGGCTAAAAAGAAAATAATTTTGGGCATCACAAAAACTTTTGTGGACTTGGGCATACCCGCCGAGGCTGTTGAAATCGTAATTCAAGAGATTCCAAAAGAAGATTGGGGAATTGGAGGACAATTAGCAAGTGAGAAGCTCAGAGATATAAAACCTCCTTAA